TTGTTCTTATATGACAAAGGGTTCCTTATTTCAGGAACCCCTTACCTCGCGTTTTAAAGATGATTATTCTTTCTTGGCTGGAACCTCTTTTTTCTTTTCCGGTTGCTTTTCTTCTTTTTTAATAACCTGAATGGTGAAAGAAGAAGCAAGTGCTGCGAGAGCACCAACAGCTGCCCAAACCGGAGCCAGAACGAGACCGACAACACCGATGGTTACAGGAATTTCAAGATAGGTTTTTCCACTGTCATTCTTGATGATGATCTTGCGGATATTGCCTTCATGTATGACTTCTTTCACTTTTCCAAGAAGCTCTTCACCCTTAACTTTGAAT
This sequence is a window from Candidatus Cloacimonadota bacterium. Protein-coding genes within it:
- a CDS encoding DUF4342 domain-containing protein — translated: MDKKKMDEFKVKGEELLGKVKEVIHEGNIRKIIIKNDSGKTYLEIPVTIGVVGLVLAPVWAAVGALAALASSFTIQVIKKEEKQPEKKKEVPAKKE